Proteins from a genomic interval of Paenibacillus sp. FSL H8-0048:
- a CDS encoding DHA2 family efflux MFS transporter permease subunit — MSTITAGNAPSKTVRRGPIIAALLIGAFVALLNQTLMNVALPKMMEDLNILANTAQWLTTGFMLVNGVLVPISAYLVEKFTTRQLFTTAMMLFSIGTLVCAIGTGFEMIMVGRVIQAVGAGILMPLMNIVFLRIFPIEERGKAMGLMAVAMIFAPAVGPTLSGWVVQNYSWRVLFYIVLPLAIFSMLLGMKTMQNVGKLTSPKLDKPGVILSTLGFGGLLYGFSDAGTDGWGSTTVILCLILGIVSLGLFVWRELTTDKPLLEFRIFRYNMFSLTTVINIIVTMAMYAGMILLPIYLQTIRGFTPMESGLMLLPGAVLMGVMSPITGIIFDKIGARWLAVIGLAITTVTTWEFSQISTTTTYTHLILTYTARMFGMSMLMMPIVTAGLNQLPQRLASHGTAMSNTLRTVGGALGMALFVSLMTNRTKSNITDALVSGAVSKTDKAAMLKLTQDATINGITHAFAVATWVTVVALVLALFIRKTSPQPDFLKTEEAEGGQPQPNLTKSQRA, encoded by the coding sequence ATGAGTACAATTACAGCCGGTAATGCACCGTCCAAGACGGTCCGCAGAGGCCCGATTATCGCAGCGCTCCTGATCGGCGCCTTCGTGGCGCTGCTCAATCAGACACTGATGAATGTGGCACTGCCCAAAATGATGGAGGATCTGAACATCCTCGCCAATACGGCCCAATGGCTGACGACAGGGTTCATGCTGGTTAACGGTGTGCTTGTGCCGATCAGCGCCTATCTGGTGGAGAAATTTACGACCCGCCAGCTCTTTACGACCGCAATGATGTTATTTTCGATAGGTACTCTAGTCTGTGCAATAGGAACAGGCTTTGAGATGATTATGGTCGGCAGAGTCATTCAGGCCGTGGGTGCCGGAATTCTGATGCCGCTGATGAACATTGTGTTCCTGCGCATCTTCCCGATAGAAGAACGGGGCAAGGCGATGGGACTGATGGCCGTTGCAATGATTTTTGCTCCGGCTGTCGGACCTACCTTGTCCGGCTGGGTTGTGCAGAACTACTCCTGGCGCGTGCTGTTCTACATCGTGCTTCCGCTGGCCATCTTCTCGATGCTGCTCGGCATGAAGACTATGCAGAATGTCGGTAAGCTGACTTCTCCGAAGCTGGATAAGCCGGGCGTGATCTTATCGACCCTGGGCTTCGGCGGGCTGCTCTACGGCTTCAGTGATGCCGGAACAGACGGCTGGGGAAGCACGACCGTTATTCTCTGCCTGATCCTGGGTATCGTGTCCCTGGGGCTGTTCGTATGGCGTGAGCTGACCACAGATAAGCCGCTGCTTGAGTTCCGCATTTTCCGCTACAACATGTTCTCACTGACTACCGTAATCAACATTATCGTCACCATGGCTATGTACGCAGGGATGATCCTGCTGCCGATCTACCTGCAGACCATCCGCGGCTTTACACCGATGGAATCCGGACTGATGCTGCTCCCGGGTGCGGTTCTGATGGGCGTTATGTCGCCGATCACCGGAATAATATTTGATAAAATCGGCGCCAGATGGCTGGCGGTTATCGGCCTTGCCATCACCACTGTGACGACCTGGGAATTCAGCCAGATCAGCACCACTACCACTTATACTCACCTGATCCTGACGTATACGGCCCGGATGTTCGGGATGTCGATGCTGATGATGCCTATCGTTACCGCCGGTCTGAACCAGCTGCCGCAACGTCTGGCTTCCCATGGTACAGCCATGTCCAACACCCTGCGTACCGTAGGCGGTGCACTGGGGATGGCCCTGTTCGTCAGCCTGATGACCAACCGTACGAAGAGCAACATTACCGATGCACTGGTAAGCGGAGCGGTGTCGAAGACCGATAAGGCTGCGATGCTGAAGCTTACTCAGGACGCAACGATTAACGGGATTACCCATGCGTTCGCTGTAGCAACCTGGGTGACTGTTGTTGCCCTGGTGCTGGCGCTGTTCATCCGCAAGACCTCTCCGCAGCCCGACTTCCTGAAGACGGAAGAAGCGGAAGGCGGACAGCCGCAGCCGAACCTGACGAAATCACAGAGAGCATAA
- a CDS encoding transglutaminase-like domain-containing protein, which produces MDFRITPPPASAGTDGASPVGSTHSRQRRYGSIIFTAPGMQESDLAENSNAGKRENSPLYYRGLFSLAIMGVFGLWLLPLYKLSAAADHTQLLRLLMLSAAALLAWGCLLLPRLVQVSGQFLLIFMTWIGLCTAAGGGGGWLKVYALEKSGEDALLLLSGRISALSEDSRLLILVLGWGLLVSSVQQLALYRGSIALFTGVTLVYLLVLDMGYAVNTSGDVLATAGLILWLRSLSGLLHLQERTGRQVLPYARWGARALSAAVLVTLAAWLAGQGLGARPAAPVTLQPVLDKLEHWAAAQKPDETGVPKAGSTGYSMEDRELGMPLTPSTEAAFTVTAPRPYYSWGESMAYYDGRRWISSGAAYAALNLPRLSGAVPALADASPSGGQTLIQRIQLASPSTGGVPLFSAGAITDVQNIWLADGSQLGYVLASPDRLSFRLPEVYGSAGVTEYTVKSVLPPSDPAVLRTLKGNDPDGVRSQYLQLPAALPPRVRALAGDLTGAAASRYDAAVAVAGYLQDGYTYSLKTRVPPSGADFTDDFLFGTRQGYCVHFATAMTVLLRSSGIPARYVQGYGPGTAVPGSVPQRYSVTGGDAHAWVEVYFPGAGWVPFDPTPSAAADAAPGAAATDPAAASAPPETRRCAALHAGALTAALPQAGGPDRAPLALAALVLAAAIRWRRSLALLPAVRRAGRLGRERQLRAAAAAWHGLAARYGPPPPGVTAREYADSLAIEDGRLRAAVRGFVRQWETLAYGGAGGGVPLAAPDTAGDGMPFPSSALTTPSAPTTSFGPSAPMPPSASQRRAPASAADAMDAEAFIARCLMITFHLT; this is translated from the coding sequence ATGGATTTCCGGATAACTCCACCTCCTGCTAGTGCGGGTACGGATGGTGCCAGTCCGGTGGGCTCAACCCACAGCAGGCAGCGCCGCTACGGAAGCATCATCTTTACAGCGCCAGGGATGCAGGAATCAGACCTTGCAGAGAACAGCAACGCAGGTAAAAGAGAGAACAGCCCCCTGTACTATCGCGGCCTGTTCTCTTTGGCAATTATGGGCGTCTTTGGGCTGTGGCTGCTGCCGCTCTACAAATTGTCTGCGGCAGCGGACCATACACAGCTCCTGCGGCTCCTCATGCTCTCGGCAGCAGCGCTTCTCGCCTGGGGTTGTCTGCTGTTACCCCGTCTTGTACAGGTAAGCGGGCAGTTTCTTCTAATCTTCATGACCTGGATTGGCCTCTGTACTGCTGCGGGAGGCGGGGGCGGGTGGCTGAAAGTCTATGCCTTGGAGAAAAGCGGGGAGGATGCCCTGCTGCTGCTCTCCGGCCGGATCTCCGCCTTAAGCGAGGACAGCAGGCTCCTGATTCTGGTGCTGGGCTGGGGACTGCTGGTGTCCTCCGTCCAGCAGCTCGCGCTGTACAGGGGAAGTATTGCGCTGTTCACCGGTGTAACGCTGGTATATCTGCTGGTACTGGATATGGGCTATGCCGTTAATACTTCCGGGGATGTACTGGCCACGGCGGGGCTGATCCTGTGGCTGCGGTCCTTAAGCGGCCTGCTCCATCTGCAAGAACGGACAGGGAGGCAGGTGCTTCCTTACGCCCGCTGGGGAGCCAGGGCGTTATCGGCGGCTGTGCTGGTAACGCTGGCCGCCTGGTTAGCCGGGCAAGGGCTGGGTGCACGTCCGGCTGCCCCGGTTACACTGCAGCCGGTGCTGGACAAGCTGGAGCACTGGGCTGCAGCGCAAAAGCCCGATGAGACAGGAGTACCCAAAGCTGGCAGCACCGGCTACAGTATGGAGGACAGAGAGCTTGGCATGCCTCTGACTCCAAGCACAGAGGCGGCCTTCACGGTCACTGCCCCCCGTCCCTACTACTCGTGGGGGGAGAGCATGGCGTATTATGACGGCCGCCGCTGGATCAGTAGCGGAGCCGCGTATGCAGCGCTGAATCTGCCCCGCCTGTCCGGGGCGGTGCCTGCTCTGGCGGATGCTTCACCCTCCGGGGGGCAGACCCTCATCCAGCGGATTCAGCTCGCTTCGCCTTCCACTGGAGGTGTGCCGCTGTTCAGTGCAGGCGCTATAACAGACGTACAGAACATCTGGCTTGCGGATGGAAGCCAGCTGGGTTACGTGCTGGCCAGCCCGGACAGGCTCAGCTTCCGCCTGCCGGAAGTCTACGGCTCCGCAGGGGTTACGGAGTATACCGTCAAGTCTGTTCTGCCGCCAAGTGATCCGGCAGTGCTGCGGACGCTGAAGGGGAATGATCCCGACGGGGTCCGCAGCCAGTATTTGCAGCTCCCCGCTGCTCTGCCGCCCAGAGTGCGTGCACTGGCCGGCGATCTTACCGGAGCTGCTGCGAGCCGTTACGATGCCGCCGTAGCCGTGGCCGGCTATCTTCAGGACGGCTACACCTATTCGCTGAAGACCCGTGTGCCGCCATCCGGTGCAGACTTCACCGATGATTTTCTGTTCGGGACCCGTCAGGGCTATTGTGTGCATTTTGCCACTGCGATGACGGTCCTGCTGCGCAGCAGCGGCATTCCTGCGCGGTACGTCCAGGGCTATGGCCCGGGAACCGCCGTGCCCGGCTCTGTGCCGCAGCGCTACAGTGTGACCGGCGGCGACGCCCACGCCTGGGTCGAGGTCTATTTTCCCGGCGCGGGCTGGGTCCCCTTCGACCCCACGCCCTCCGCCGCTGCCGACGCTGCCCCCGGCGCGGCGGCTACGGACCCGGCGGCTGCCTCTGCGCCGCCGGAAACCCGCCGCTGCGCTGCGCTGCACGCGGGCGCGCTGACTGCCGCCCTGCCGCAGGCGGGCGGCCCGGACCGTGCGCCGCTCGCGCTGGCGGCGCTGGTGCTGGCTGCCGCCATCCGCTGGCGGCGCAGCCTGGCCCTGCTGCCGGCGGTGCGCCGCGCCGGCAGGCTTGGCCGTGAGCGGCAGCTGCGCGCCGCCGCTGCGGCCTGGCACGGGCTGGCGGCGCGGTATGGGCCGCCGCCGCCCGGGGTTACCGCCAGGGAGTACGCAGACTCCCTGGCTATCGAGGACGGGCGGCTGCGCGCCGCCGTCCGGGGGTTTGTACGCCAGTGGGAGACCCTGGCGTATGGCGGCGCCGGAGGCGGCGTGCCTTTAGCGGCGCCAGATACCGCTGGAGACGGCATGCCTTTTCCGTCCTCCGCACTCACGACGCCTTCCGCACCCACGACGTCCTTCGGACCCTCTGCACCCATGCCGCCTTCCGCGTCCCAACGCCGTGCCCCCGCCAGCGCTGCCGATGCCATGGACGCAGAGGCTTTCATAGCTCGGTGCCTGATGATCACATTCCATCTGACGTGA
- a CDS encoding MarR family winged helix-turn-helix transcriptional regulator, which yields MEEKEKQLDDILSSFRCITHNFQQLLWKYAEELNITSTQLMVLRKLAVHPDIGITELADLLHLGNSAVSGVVDRMVKAGLITRERSQSDRRIFKLAMTDKGKEIRELSKQSFRRHLQPLGELPPGDAQELLRLHGEIIRILEQGRDNKKL from the coding sequence TTGGAAGAAAAGGAAAAGCAACTGGACGATATTCTGTCCTCTTTCCGCTGCATTACCCATAATTTCCAGCAGCTTCTGTGGAAGTATGCGGAAGAGCTTAATATTACCTCAACCCAGCTCATGGTGCTGCGTAAGTTAGCGGTGCATCCGGACATTGGTATCACTGAGCTTGCCGATTTGCTGCATCTGGGCAATAGCGCGGTCAGCGGGGTTGTGGACCGGATGGTGAAGGCCGGGCTGATTACCCGTGAACGCTCGCAGAGCGACAGGCGTATATTCAAGCTGGCGATGACCGATAAGGGCAAGGAGATCCGTGAGCTCAGCAAGCAGTCATTCAGACGGCATCTGCAGCCGCTGGGCGAACTTCCGCCCGGGGATGCACAGGAGCTGCTGCGGCTGCATGGTGAAATTATCCGAATTCTAGAACAAGGGAGAGACAACAAGAAGCTATGA
- a CDS encoding DedA family protein, which yields MDMLKWIQELFASYGYSVLFFGLLLEFIALPFPGETTMAFAGFLSYTGRLDFFTLVIVAFLGTTIGMTITYFIGLKAGLPFIQRYGKWFMFSPAKLEKTQRWFEKYGSVLISIGYFIPGVRHFTGYFAGIIALPFRKFAMYAYGGAIFWVVLFLGIGKIFGPQWMGIFHLIESYALWIAVGVLAIAVLIIIYRYRAAISLRLRRRKPAATLDAKVQVKVKETSKTR from the coding sequence ATGGATATGCTGAAATGGATACAAGAATTGTTTGCGAGCTACGGTTATAGCGTATTGTTCTTCGGGCTTTTGCTCGAATTCATCGCCCTGCCTTTTCCCGGGGAGACCACGATGGCCTTCGCAGGATTTCTCTCTTACACAGGGAGACTGGATTTCTTCACCCTGGTGATCGTAGCCTTCTTAGGGACTACAATCGGGATGACCATTACTTATTTCATCGGCCTCAAGGCCGGTCTGCCCTTTATCCAGCGGTACGGCAAATGGTTCATGTTCTCTCCGGCCAAGCTGGAAAAGACACAGCGCTGGTTCGAGAAATACGGCAGCGTGCTTATCTCCATCGGCTATTTCATTCCCGGCGTCCGCCACTTCACCGGTTATTTTGCCGGGATTATCGCCCTGCCCTTCCGTAAATTCGCTATGTATGCCTATGGGGGCGCAATATTCTGGGTGGTGTTATTCCTCGGAATCGGCAAAATCTTCGGCCCGCAGTGGATGGGTATCTTCCACCTGATCGAATCCTACGCCCTCTGGATCGCGGTCGGCGTGCTGGCGATCGCTGTGCTGATTATTATCTATCGTTACCGGGCTGCCATTTCTCTCCGGCTGCGGCGGCGCAAGCCTGCGGCTACGCTTGATGCCAAGGTCCAGGTAAAGGTTAAAGAAACCTCCAAGACCCGCTGA
- a CDS encoding polysaccharide deacetylase: protein MKDSRENPIRRIMICGLLIIAAMLSLGVSAYGGQENSSGSRRAYSLQAEAGSALPLLSKNNAPAVPVQDLRPAAARMTTAELRQLHVLSGSASGAGAQRPAPAIQQVSAAAGKAAPAAGHRKEKVVYLTFDDGPSAVTPKVLSILQEQGVKATFFVLGDQAAGRPELIKAIWEQGHAIGNHTYNHNYHDLYSGFKEFWRQIKQTEETVREITGIRPQLVRAPGGTFGHFDSTYFNLLKQAGYGVMDWTVDSGDSRRRGVPAAEILQASVADLTTSSVVLLLHDGSGHEQSAKALPAIIERYRAAGYEFGVLDAQSDPVQFRVSSKAAALHRSKPSQDWISANIAPNAELLAPGKALALEVGGLVTKLKPGEYRLQDGQYYVPLRATVERLGGRVGWNAVTRSAAVSWNGRSMTLDSQKQEVGIHWPDGTAEYKAAQVQLQGSSLWVPLRMLLEAAGHPDAEAFVNAEERRVTAA from the coding sequence ATGAAGGACAGTCGGGAAAATCCTATCCGCCGCATCATGATCTGCGGGTTGCTCATTATTGCTGCCATGTTGAGTCTGGGTGTGTCAGCCTATGGAGGGCAGGAGAATTCTTCCGGTTCGCGGAGGGCGTACTCCCTGCAGGCTGAAGCAGGCAGTGCGTTACCTCTACTCTCTAAGAATAATGCTCCGGCTGTCCCGGTGCAAGATTTGCGCCCGGCAGCGGCCAGAATGACAACCGCAGAATTGCGGCAGCTGCACGTTTTAAGCGGTTCAGCCTCTGGGGCAGGTGCGCAGCGTCCTGCTCCCGCTATACAGCAAGTATCTGCTGCTGCGGGGAAAGCTGCTCCAGCAGCCGGACACCGCAAGGAGAAGGTGGTCTATCTGACTTTTGACGACGGGCCAAGCGCAGTTACTCCTAAGGTGCTTAGCATATTGCAGGAGCAGGGGGTTAAAGCGACCTTCTTCGTGCTTGGGGATCAGGCCGCAGGCCGTCCCGAGCTGATCAAGGCCATCTGGGAGCAGGGTCATGCTATCGGCAACCATACCTATAATCATAATTATCATGATTTATATAGCGGCTTCAAGGAGTTCTGGCGCCAAATCAAACAGACGGAGGAAACGGTACGTGAGATCACAGGCATCCGTCCGCAGCTGGTCCGTGCGCCGGGCGGCACGTTCGGCCATTTCGACAGCACATATTTCAATCTGCTGAAGCAGGCAGGCTACGGGGTGATGGACTGGACTGTGGACAGCGGGGATTCCCGCCGCCGGGGAGTGCCTGCTGCGGAGATTCTACAGGCTTCTGTGGCTGACTTGACCACTTCCAGTGTGGTATTGCTGCTGCATGACGGATCGGGCCATGAACAGAGCGCCAAAGCGCTGCCGGCTATCATTGAACGCTACAGAGCAGCCGGTTATGAGTTCGGTGTTCTGGATGCGCAAAGTGATCCCGTACAGTTCAGAGTGTCCTCCAAAGCAGCCGCCCTTCATAGAAGCAAACCGTCACAGGATTGGATATCGGCCAATATTGCCCCGAATGCGGAGTTGCTTGCACCAGGCAAGGCGCTTGCCCTTGAGGTTGGCGGGCTGGTGACCAAGCTGAAGCCCGGAGAGTACCGTCTACAGGATGGGCAGTACTATGTTCCGCTACGCGCCACCGTAGAACGGCTGGGTGGACGGGTCGGCTGGAATGCGGTTACCCGGAGCGCAGCTGTCAGCTGGAACGGCCGCAGCATGACGTTAGACTCACAGAAGCAGGAAGTGGGCATTCACTGGCCGGACGGTACAGCAGAGTACAAAGCGGCACAGGTGCAGCTCCAGGGTTCCTCCCTCTGGGTACCCCTGCGTATGCTGCTGGAGGCGGCAGGTCATCCGGATGCTGAAGCCTTTGTTAATGCAGAGGAGCGCAGGGTTACCGCAGCTTAA
- a CDS encoding DinB family protein — translation MNTEQRNHWNRQHKMLSRIITNPKAHTEAVAIILELHTALFASEESNGQQATYEDTLWDTLLESTARSYPVQTPGSRNSIVWHLWHSARIEDITMNILGADCEQVLYSGQYARRLEVPYVHSGNGMSEQDVAALSREVNLGALTEYRRAVARRTRSILSSLEPGQLGRKATPAQFERVREEKAVLDSEQWLMDYWGGKTFAGHVLMPATRHNFVHLNKAIQVKQKLQK, via the coding sequence ATGAATACAGAACAACGAAACCACTGGAACAGGCAGCATAAAATGTTGTCCAGGATCATCACCAACCCGAAGGCGCATACTGAAGCAGTCGCTATCATTCTGGAGCTGCATACTGCCCTCTTCGCCTCTGAAGAAAGCAACGGGCAACAGGCAACCTACGAGGATACATTATGGGACACGCTGCTGGAGTCCACTGCGCGCAGCTACCCGGTGCAGACACCCGGCAGCCGTAATTCAATCGTCTGGCATCTCTGGCACAGTGCACGGATTGAGGATATCACCATGAATATCCTGGGGGCAGACTGTGAACAGGTGCTATACTCGGGTCAGTATGCCCGGAGGCTGGAGGTTCCTTACGTTCATTCCGGCAATGGGATGAGTGAACAAGATGTCGCTGCGCTCAGCAGAGAGGTGAATCTCGGGGCGCTGACTGAGTACCGTCGCGCTGTCGCCCGCAGAACACGTTCCATCCTATCCTCTCTGGAGCCGGGACAGCTCGGGAGGAAGGCCACTCCGGCGCAGTTTGAGAGAGTCCGGGAAGAAAAGGCCGTACTGGACAGCGAGCAGTGGCTAATGGATTATTGGGGCGGCAAGACCTTTGCCGGTCATGTGCTGATGCCGGCCACCCGGCATAACTTCGTCCATCTGAACAAGGCGATACAGGTGAAGCAGAAGCTGCAGAAGTGA
- a CDS encoding DUF58 domain-containing protein: MTDPKSQVFSQQNRYGNAEIAGFPRKRIRRAAKEWGRMLLLMAVTGGLYMWRGGESLLLLLTAGGVVMSGGLLMQLCGPRRVSVQRTIAPARLSAGDDATVEVQISFAARIPLPWMIVTDYWSGGSHQELLFPGFRRSFNYSYELLSVPRGVHQLHGCSVTWGDLPGLFTGGCQPGGKAGFKVLPRALYMGAAVPDTGLLPGDRASGRGTHSSPQAADIRDYAPGDPFSRIHWKSSARKGNLQSRVPEREAGQMTCIVLASSPADYEIPGGAHAPRSQRRSVIPAFEQAVSATMGLLLSAERSGSYIQLFSGGWPEGMARHEGVGQIPGRVRDLLTEIAPSGSQSLSRLLEEASQSWIPGMTVSVITGRLEEEPARTLARFLVQGIRVELYYVWDQPSPSRTPGNPVRSPAGAAGTTPELTRSSRLAPEGREPAGQHDSAAYGTSRPPASDTIAGSLMRLGARIHCLSQAAPAQGYKGAEPDGFPDNSTSC; this comes from the coding sequence TTGACAGATCCGAAATCACAGGTATTTTCACAGCAGAACAGGTACGGGAATGCAGAGATTGCCGGGTTCCCCCGGAAGCGCATCCGCCGCGCAGCCAAGGAGTGGGGGCGAATGCTGCTCCTGATGGCGGTTACCGGAGGGCTGTATATGTGGCGCGGCGGAGAATCGCTCCTGCTGCTGCTGACAGCTGGCGGAGTGGTTATGTCCGGCGGCCTGCTGATGCAGCTCTGCGGTCCCCGGAGAGTCAGTGTCCAGCGCACGATTGCTCCTGCGCGTCTGTCTGCGGGGGATGACGCTACCGTGGAGGTTCAGATTTCTTTTGCCGCCAGAATTCCGCTGCCCTGGATGATTGTGACCGATTACTGGAGCGGGGGCAGCCATCAGGAGCTGCTGTTTCCCGGCTTCCGGCGATCCTTCAACTATTCGTATGAGCTGCTGTCTGTCCCAAGAGGAGTGCATCAGCTTCATGGGTGCAGTGTAACCTGGGGAGATCTGCCGGGGCTGTTCACAGGCGGCTGCCAGCCGGGTGGCAAAGCGGGCTTCAAGGTGTTGCCAAGAGCGCTATATATGGGCGCAGCAGTGCCGGATACCGGCTTGCTACCCGGAGACCGTGCATCCGGGCGGGGAACCCACAGCAGCCCGCAAGCAGCGGATATCCGTGATTATGCGCCGGGAGATCCGTTCAGCCGGATTCACTGGAAGAGCAGCGCCCGTAAAGGCAACCTGCAGAGCAGAGTGCCGGAACGTGAAGCGGGGCAGATGACCTGCATCGTGCTTGCGAGCAGTCCGGCGGATTATGAGATTCCCGGCGGTGCGCATGCTCCCCGCAGCCAGCGGAGGTCGGTGATCCCCGCCTTTGAACAGGCGGTATCGGCTACTATGGGGCTGCTGCTCTCTGCCGAGCGCTCCGGCAGCTACATCCAGCTCTTCAGCGGGGGCTGGCCGGAAGGAATGGCCAGACATGAGGGGGTGGGCCAGATCCCCGGGAGGGTCCGGGATCTGCTTACAGAGATTGCCCCCTCCGGTTCACAGAGTCTCAGCAGATTGCTGGAGGAGGCATCGCAGAGCTGGATTCCCGGGATGACGGTATCCGTCATTACCGGCCGGCTGGAGGAGGAGCCGGCGAGAACGCTGGCCCGCTTCCTGGTTCAGGGAATCAGGGTGGAGCTGTATTATGTCTGGGACCAGCCATCTCCGAGCCGGACTCCCGGTAATCCTGTGCGAAGCCCCGCCGGAGCAGCGGGGACAACGCCGGAGCTAACCCGCAGCAGCAGGCTGGCACCGGAGGGGCGGGAACCAGCCGGGCAGCATGATTCAGCAGCTTACGGGACCAGCAGACCGCCTGCCTCGGATACGATTGCGGGAAGTCTGATGCGGCTTGGCGCGAGGATTCACTGTCTGAGCCAGGCTGCTCCTGCACAAGGGTACAAGGGGGCGGAGCCAGATGGATTTCCGGATAACTCCACCTCCTGCTAG
- a CDS encoding helix-turn-helix transcriptional regulator, giving the protein MKIDRLLSIVILLLNRPLIQAKELADMFEVSVRTIYRDIDSINSAGIPVVTYQGAGGGIGLMQGYRLDRNVLSQRELADIFSALQSASSIGGEGHQLLMEKISSVVPPSQIAAFRSKTTQMIVDFSPWELTAPLEERLNLLKEALEEEVMVTFEYITAEGRVSTRTIEPYTLVLKGQFWYLYGFCQERQDFRLFKLLRMKALVKENRHYIRQDIPLTELPWSSAWKEPQNLTPVTLRFTPEGKHLAEEYFDCETLQRDATGGYILTLQYPENDWLYGYLLSFGTVLEVLGPEHVRRRLGEVARGVAAAYSADRI; this is encoded by the coding sequence GTGAAAATAGACCGTCTGCTCTCCATTGTCATTCTCCTGCTCAACCGGCCGCTGATTCAGGCCAAGGAGCTGGCCGATATGTTCGAGGTCTCTGTACGTACGATTTACCGCGATATAGACAGCATTAACAGCGCAGGCATCCCTGTGGTTACCTATCAGGGCGCAGGGGGCGGCATTGGCCTCATGCAGGGCTACCGGCTAGACCGCAATGTGTTATCGCAACGCGAGCTGGCCGATATATTCAGTGCGCTGCAAAGCGCCTCCTCTATCGGAGGAGAGGGTCACCAGCTATTGATGGAGAAGATCAGCAGCGTTGTCCCTCCCTCCCAGATCGCCGCCTTCCGCAGCAAAACCACCCAAATGATCGTCGATTTCTCCCCCTGGGAGCTGACAGCTCCGCTGGAGGAGCGGCTGAACCTCCTTAAAGAAGCCTTGGAGGAAGAGGTCATGGTCACTTTTGAATACATAACGGCCGAAGGCAGGGTAAGTACGCGTACAATCGAGCCATATACGCTGGTCCTTAAGGGACAGTTCTGGTACTTATACGGGTTCTGCCAGGAACGTCAGGATTTCCGCCTCTTCAAGCTGCTGCGGATGAAAGCGCTGGTGAAGGAGAACAGGCACTATATCCGCCAGGATATCCCGCTTACAGAGCTGCCGTGGAGTAGTGCCTGGAAGGAACCGCAGAATCTCACACCGGTCACGCTGCGTTTCACGCCGGAAGGCAAGCATCTAGCCGAGGAATACTTCGACTGTGAGACGCTCCAGCGGGATGCTACCGGCGGATATATCCTCACACTCCAGTACCCTGAGAACGACTGGCTGTACGGCTACCTGCTAAGCTTCGGGACCGTCCTGGAGGTGCTGGGACCGGAGCATGTCCGCCGCAGATTAGGCGAGGTGGCCCGAGGCGTCGCGGCGGCATATTCAGCAGATCGCATCTGA